Proteins encoded together in one Streptomyces rubradiris window:
- a CDS encoding LuxR C-terminal-related transcriptional regulator, whose protein sequence is MSGETTLGPGAARHRADPVATLGERLREGGAYVVTGEPGSGRSTVLARIARAFDAGPAVVVPARPEPFRQPLAGLRALCRAAGVPDADAAGPVPDLAGALRATAASGTVLLCVDDADRWDTVSRTALGRLAALLAPGGGVALVLTVAGFRPVDPEFAGLPLLRLAPLSAPEAAALLDEAAPGALDPRVREEITAAAEGNPGLLLGVVHRLTAAQLGGIAPLPCPLVAAETLAALAGRHLTGLPPAQRDLLLVSAAAVQVSGEPTADADLVRRAAARLAAAGPCADPFARALAHAPAHPRAEHGSLPGGGLPRQPGPCPDPDPLSEPAAGDESVPGGGPGSLPETCTHDGPIPGHGPVPPPDPHGTGDDRLPPGGIALPETLYAAEGRVGFRSTVLCRAVYAGASAERRRAAHEALARTLPDARGLPALLHRSWAVAAPAPALAAALASLAADPAPAATPAQRCTAYTRAAELAPDGVEHVRWYTAAAEQALLAGQSARALRLLDTARCRPAPAPVRARAELLRGTALRWDGPVDDARETLLLAAALSAPHDPERSAEAALAAADAAWSAGDVAACLRALTQGRWWTGIHRAGKVPGAALTSRSLPGTPPPSADRAAAERVPGAGGGSGVAPVGHARPVSAGRPGDERGLDVAEASGPVGEMPSDSAGRPGDERGFGRAEAPGPVGQAPPVSAAWPGDERGLGTAGALGPVGQVPPLSAVPPGDERGLGTAGAPGPLGQVPPMPAERGPAVPEAPGPGLLGQAPSVSTSPAAGALPAGRGFGAVATLRDHRAGMRAVLQGRFDLAAAPLRRVVERAWTADDPEELLRAASAALLLGDTAAARRSGARALAVARTHGSALHETRALEYLAYGELRAGRHALARAHAEEGLRSSYRAGLRNTAAHHHAVLALAASIAGEAHTVAEHATAAMTTARRHGLAQAAALAQWALARADLGHGRPREAAERLAPLVRPGSGRGHFAVWMLAVPCYVEACALARQPEGAGDAVEDFALWAACDADPQAPAQLLRCRALLAPPEATDALYRQALRRHGEGAGDFERARTELLYGKWLRRRRRLREARAHLRAALLGFERCGAGPWAQQAAAELRANGVTGVTGVTGSAGVPGADGPAAGVPGEAVRPDGLARLTPQQLRIARRVAQGLTNREVALSLSVSTRTVDYHLRNVFAALGVRSRMELARLVAQAGQTVAQP, encoded by the coding sequence ATGAGCGGAGAGACGACTCTGGGGCCCGGTGCGGCGCGGCACCGGGCGGATCCGGTCGCGACGCTGGGGGAGCGGCTGCGCGAGGGCGGCGCGTACGTCGTGACCGGTGAGCCCGGCAGCGGTCGCTCGACCGTCCTCGCCCGGATCGCCCGCGCGTTCGACGCCGGGCCCGCCGTGGTCGTACCCGCCCGTCCCGAGCCGTTCCGGCAGCCCCTGGCCGGGCTGCGGGCGCTGTGCCGGGCGGCCGGGGTGCCCGACGCCGACGCGGCGGGCCCGGTGCCGGACCTGGCCGGTGCGCTGCGGGCGACCGCGGCGTCCGGGACGGTCCTGCTCTGTGTCGACGACGCCGACCGGTGGGACACCGTTTCCCGGACCGCCCTCGGCCGGCTGGCCGCGCTGCTGGCCCCCGGCGGCGGGGTCGCCCTGGTGCTCACCGTGGCCGGATTCCGGCCCGTGGACCCGGAGTTCGCCGGCCTGCCGCTGCTCCGCCTCGCCCCGCTGTCCGCGCCGGAGGCCGCCGCCCTGCTGGACGAGGCCGCGCCGGGCGCGCTCGACCCCCGGGTACGCGAGGAGATCACGGCCGCCGCCGAAGGCAACCCCGGCCTGCTGCTCGGGGTGGTGCACCGCCTGACTGCGGCCCAGCTCGGCGGCATCGCTCCGCTGCCGTGTCCCCTCGTCGCGGCCGAGACCCTCGCCGCGCTGGCGGGCCGCCACCTCACCGGACTGCCGCCGGCCCAGCGGGACCTGCTGCTGGTGAGCGCGGCGGCCGTTCAGGTCTCCGGGGAGCCGACCGCCGATGCCGACCTCGTACGACGCGCGGCGGCCCGGCTCGCCGCCGCCGGGCCGTGCGCCGATCCCTTCGCACGCGCGCTCGCGCACGCACCGGCGCATCCACGCGCCGAGCACGGCTCCCTGCCAGGCGGAGGTCTCCCGCGCCAGCCGGGGCCATGCCCTGACCCCGACCCCCTGTCGGAGCCGGCTGCCGGGGATGAGTCCGTGCCGGGTGGCGGTCCCGGTTCCCTCCCGGAGACGTGCACCCATGACGGCCCCATCCCCGGTCACGGCCCCGTTCCGCCTCCCGATCCGCACGGCACCGGCGACGACCGGCTCCCGCCGGGCGGCATCGCGCTGCCGGAGACGCTGTACGCGGCCGAGGGGCGGGTCGGTTTCCGCAGTACGGTGCTGTGCCGGGCGGTCTACGCCGGCGCGTCGGCCGAGCGGCGCCGTGCGGCCCACGAAGCGCTGGCCCGTACGCTGCCCGACGCACGCGGCCTGCCGGCGCTGCTGCACCGCTCCTGGGCCGTCGCGGCCCCGGCCCCGGCGCTGGCCGCCGCCCTCGCGTCCCTCGCCGCGGACCCGGCGCCGGCCGCCACACCGGCGCAGCGCTGTACGGCCTACACCCGGGCCGCCGAACTCGCCCCGGACGGCGTCGAACACGTCCGGTGGTACACGGCCGCCGCCGAACAAGCCCTGCTCGCCGGTCAGTCGGCCCGGGCGCTGCGACTGCTCGACACGGCCCGCTGCCGACCGGCGCCCGCACCGGTGCGCGCGCGTGCCGAACTGCTGCGTGGCACCGCGCTGCGCTGGGACGGTCCGGTCGACGACGCCCGCGAAACCCTGCTGCTCGCGGCGGCCCTGTCCGCTCCGCACGATCCCGAGCGGTCCGCCGAAGCCGCCCTGGCCGCCGCGGACGCCGCCTGGTCGGCCGGCGACGTCGCCGCGTGCCTGCGCGCCCTGACGCAGGGCCGTTGGTGGACCGGCATCCACCGCGCGGGGAAGGTCCCCGGCGCCGCTCTCACGAGCCGGTCACTCCCCGGGACCCCGCCCCCGTCCGCAGACCGGGCCGCGGCCGAACGGGTGCCAGGCGCAGGGGGAGGGTCCGGGGTCGCCCCCGTGGGCCACGCACGGCCCGTGTCCGCCGGACGGCCGGGGGACGAGCGGGGTCTTGACGTGGCGGAGGCCTCCGGCCCGGTGGGTGAGATGCCGTCGGATTCTGCCGGTCGGCCTGGTGATGAGCGGGGCTTTGGCAGGGCGGAGGCGCCCGGCCCGGTGGGCCAGGCGCCGCCCGTGTCTGCCGCTTGGCCCGGGGATGAGCGAGGTCTCGGCACGGCGGGGGCCCTCGGCCCGGTGGGTCAGGTGCCGCCGCTGTCCGCCGTTCCACCTGGGGATGAACGGGGCCTTGGCACGGCGGGAGCCCCCGGTCCGCTGGGACAAGTACCGCCCATGCCTGCTGAACGGGGCCCTGCCGTACCGGAGGCCCCCGGTCCCGGCCTCCTGGGGCAGGCGCCGTCCGTGAGCACGTCCCCGGCCGCCGGTGCGCTCCCGGCCGGGCGGGGCTTCGGTGCCGTGGCAACCCTGCGGGACCACCGTGCGGGCATGCGCGCGGTCCTGCAAGGGCGCTTCGACCTGGCCGCGGCCCCCCTGCGGCGGGTCGTGGAGCGCGCGTGGACGGCGGACGACCCGGAGGAACTGCTGAGGGCGGCCTCGGCGGCCCTGCTGCTCGGCGACACCGCCGCCGCCCGCCGGTCCGGCGCCCGGGCGCTCGCGGTGGCCCGTACCCACGGGTCCGCCCTGCACGAGACACGCGCCCTGGAGTACCTGGCCTACGGCGAACTCCGCGCCGGACGGCACGCGCTGGCCCGGGCGCACGCCGAGGAGGGGCTGCGCAGCTCCTACCGCGCCGGGCTGCGCAACACGGCCGCCCACCACCACGCCGTACTCGCCCTGGCCGCCTCCATCGCCGGTGAGGCGCACACCGTCGCCGAGCACGCGACCGCCGCCATGACCACCGCCCGCCGGCACGGGCTGGCCCAGGCCGCCGCGCTGGCCCAGTGGGCGCTGGCCCGCGCCGACCTGGGGCACGGCCGGCCCCGCGAGGCCGCCGAACGGCTCGCACCCCTGGTGCGGCCCGGCTCGGGCCGCGGCCACTTCGCCGTCTGGATGCTCGCCGTACCGTGCTACGTGGAGGCGTGCGCGCTCGCCCGGCAGCCGGAGGGCGCCGGGGACGCGGTCGAGGACTTCGCGCTCTGGGCGGCGTGCGACGCCGACCCGCAGGCCCCCGCCCAGCTCCTGCGCTGCCGCGCCCTGCTGGCACCGCCCGAGGCCACCGACGCGCTGTATCGGCAGGCGCTGCGGCGGCACGGGGAGGGCGCCGGGGACTTCGAACGCGCCCGCACCGAACTGCTCTACGGCAAGTGGCTGCGCCGGCGCCGGCGGTTGCGCGAGGCACGCGCCCATCTGCGGGCCGCGCTGCTCGGCTTCGAACGCTGCGGCGCCGGCCCGTGGGCCCAGCAGGCGGCGGCGGAACTCCGGGCGAACGGGGTGACCGGAGTGACCGGGGTGACCGGCTCCGCCGGTGTGCCCGGCGCGGACGGACCGGCGGCGGGCGTGCCGGGGGAAGCGGTCCGACCGGACGGGCTGGCGCGGCTGACCCCGCAGCAGCTGCGCATCGCCCGGCGCGTCGCACAGGGACTCACCAACCGGGAGGTGGCCCTCAGCCTCTCCGTCAGCACCCGCACCGTCGACTACCACCTGCGCAACGTCTTCGCCGCCCTCGGCGTCCGCTCCCGGATGGAGCTGGCCCGTCTGGTGGCGCAGGCCGGGCAGACCGTGGCACAGCCCTGA
- a CDS encoding dienelactone hydrolase family protein encodes MQHPRTSATAPAPRTRPTRRAGRLATLAAAVTAVVGLTTLGGPAAHGADNPYERGPAPTESSIEALRGPYAVAETSVSRLAVSGFGGGTIYYPTSTADGTFGAVAVSPGYTGTQSSIAWLGPRLASQGFVVFTIDTLTTLDQPDSRGNQLLAALDYLTGSSSVRNRIDSSRLGVMGHSMGGGGSLEAAKTRPSLQAAIPLTPWNLDKTWSEIKTPTLIFGADGDTIAPVATHSEPFYATLPSSLDRAYLELNAATHFTPNTSNTTIAKYSVSWLKRFIDNDTRYEQFLCPLPRPSLTIEEYRGNCPHTS; translated from the coding sequence GTGCAGCACCCGCGCACCAGCGCCACGGCACCGGCCCCCCGCACACGCCCCACCCGTCGCGCCGGACGGCTGGCGACCCTCGCCGCGGCGGTCACCGCCGTCGTCGGCCTGACCACGCTCGGCGGACCGGCGGCCCACGGTGCCGACAACCCCTACGAGCGCGGCCCGGCGCCCACCGAATCCAGCATCGAGGCGCTCCGCGGCCCCTACGCCGTAGCGGAGACCAGCGTCTCCCGGCTCGCCGTCTCCGGCTTCGGCGGGGGCACCATCTACTACCCGACCAGCACCGCCGACGGCACCTTCGGCGCGGTGGCCGTCTCACCCGGCTACACCGGCACCCAGTCCTCCATCGCCTGGCTCGGCCCCCGGCTGGCCTCCCAGGGGTTCGTGGTCTTCACCATCGACACCCTGACCACGCTGGACCAGCCCGACTCCCGGGGCAACCAGCTGCTCGCGGCGCTCGACTACCTCACCGGCAGCAGCTCCGTACGGAACCGCATCGACTCCAGCCGTCTGGGCGTCATGGGCCACTCGATGGGCGGCGGCGGCAGCCTGGAGGCGGCCAAGACCCGCCCCTCCCTCCAGGCGGCGATCCCGCTGACCCCGTGGAACCTCGACAAGACCTGGTCCGAGATCAAGACCCCCACCCTGATCTTCGGCGCCGACGGTGACACCATCGCCCCCGTCGCCACCCACTCCGAGCCCTTCTACGCCACCCTCCCCAGCTCCCTCGACCGTGCGTACCTGGAGCTGAACGCGGCTACCCACTTCACGCCCAACACCTCGAACACGACGATCGCGAAGTACAGCGTCTCGTGGCTGAAGCGGTTCATCGACAACGACACCCGCTACGAGCAGTTCCTCTGCCCGCTGCCCCGGCCGAGCCTGACCATCGAGGAGTACCGGGGCAACTGCCCGCACACCTCCTGA
- a CDS encoding cytochrome P450 family protein, which produces MSQQPVLLPYSDPAFLADPFPLYRRLREEGPVRRAVIAGGLDAWLITRYEDALAALSDPRLSSDVRDASDPRLIAQLPEFERESMMSSMLRADPPDHTRLRRLVSKAFTARRVAGLSPRVQEITDRLLDAVVPAGRADLVADFALPLPVTVIGELLGVPGDDRQDFQRWTDAMLVRDETMPDPAVVNEAWQRMHAYLTKHLETKRTRPGDDLLSALISAHDEEQRLSQDELIAMTFLLLVAGYVTTVNLISGGIAALLAHPGQLSSLRERPELLPDAVEEFLRYDGPVNPGIVRFAREDVEIAGVTVPRGATVVIASAIADRDPARFTDPDRLDITRGDSGHLAFGHGIHYCLGAPLARLEGRIAIGTVLRRLPDLALAVPPAELTWRPGGLRGPARLPVTFTPGGRRPGES; this is translated from the coding sequence ATGAGTCAGCAGCCTGTCCTTCTTCCCTACTCCGATCCGGCCTTCCTGGCGGACCCCTTCCCGCTCTACCGGCGGCTGCGCGAGGAGGGCCCGGTCCGGCGCGCGGTGATCGCCGGCGGCCTGGACGCCTGGCTGATCACCCGCTACGAGGACGCACTCGCCGCCCTCTCCGACCCCAGGCTGAGCAGCGATGTCCGCGACGCCTCGGACCCTCGCCTCATCGCACAACTGCCCGAGTTCGAGCGCGAGTCGATGATGAGCAGCATGCTGCGCGCCGACCCGCCGGACCACACCCGGCTGCGCCGCCTGGTCTCGAAGGCGTTCACCGCGCGCCGGGTCGCCGGGCTGAGCCCCCGCGTCCAGGAGATCACCGACCGGCTGCTCGACGCGGTGGTGCCGGCCGGCCGGGCCGACCTCGTGGCGGACTTCGCGCTGCCGTTGCCGGTCACCGTCATCGGCGAACTGCTCGGCGTGCCCGGGGACGACCGGCAGGACTTCCAGCGGTGGACCGACGCCATGCTCGTACGCGACGAGACCATGCCCGACCCGGCTGTCGTCAACGAGGCGTGGCAACGGATGCACGCCTATCTGACCAAGCACCTGGAGACCAAGCGCACCCGGCCCGGGGACGACCTCCTCAGCGCGCTGATCAGCGCCCACGACGAGGAACAGCGGCTCAGCCAGGACGAGCTGATCGCCATGACCTTCCTGCTGCTGGTGGCCGGGTACGTCACGACGGTCAACCTGATCAGCGGGGGCATCGCCGCGCTGCTCGCCCACCCCGGGCAGCTGTCGTCGCTGCGGGAGCGCCCGGAGCTGCTGCCCGACGCCGTCGAGGAATTCCTGCGCTACGACGGACCGGTCAACCCGGGGATCGTCCGGTTCGCCCGTGAGGACGTCGAAATCGCGGGCGTGACCGTTCCCCGCGGGGCCACCGTGGTGATCGCGTCCGCGATCGCCGACCGCGACCCGGCCCGGTTCACCGACCCCGACAGGCTGGACATCACCCGCGGTGACAGCGGCCACCTGGCCTTCGGGCACGGCATCCACTACTGCCTGGGCGCACCGCTCGCCCGGCTGGAGGGCCGGATCGCCATCGGCACGGTGCTGCGCCGCCTCCCGGACCTGGCCCTGGCGGTGCCACCGGCCGAGCTGACCTGGCGCCCCGGCGGCCTGCGCGGCCCGGCACGGCTTCCGGTCACGTTCACGCCCGGCGGGCGGCGGCCCGGGGAGAGCTGA
- a CDS encoding glycoside hydrolase family 3 N-terminal domain-containing protein, whose amino-acid sequence MRLSPHHNGAARRFPSARRRVAAAVALCVAGLVLSGPATAVPERATAAPAAGLPYQDATLPVPDRVNDLLSRMTLDDKLGQMTQIEKDSLLPQSDLAAYRIGSVLSGGDSTVSPNNARTWADTYDSLQRTALTTPLGIPMIYGIDAVHGHNAVRGATLYPHNIGLGATRDPALVQRIGRAVAEEVSGTGIDWDFAPCLCVARDDRWGRTYESYGESPELPSAMTTFVTGLQGDTLGAAPASVLATAKHYLGDGGTTAGVDQGDTELSEAELRAVHLPPFKEAIRRGVGSVMLSYSRWNGVRSHAHKYLVTDVLKGELGFTGFVVSDWAAVDQLDGQSGFTGAEITTAVNAGVDMVMVPHDYKKFLALLRGEVTAGRIAQARIDDANRRILTKKFQLGLFERPLTDRSFTGTVGSAAHRSLARQAVRESQVLLKNDGGVLPLAKSARLFVAGKSADDIGNQSGGWTVGWQGRSGPVTDGTTVLQGIRAAVTDPARVTYDRYGNGIDSTYTAAVAVVGETPYAEGRGDRPNGLGLDQEDLGTLARLKASGVPVVVVLVSGRPLDIAAQLPDWKALLAAWLPGTEGAGVSDVLFGDHAPTGKLPMSWMRTASQQPVNDGDGKTPLFPYGYGLTYDDAPEPSPTPTPTPTPTPTPTPTPTPTPSPDTCTAAFRTVSSWQGGYQAEVTVENTGSGALTGWSVDWDLAGATVTSLWNGTLSTAQGRATVRNAAFNGVLSPGARATFGFTATGTAGTPSPHCAGT is encoded by the coding sequence ATGCGACTGTCACCGCACCACAACGGCGCCGCCAGGCGCTTTCCGTCCGCCCGCCGCCGGGTGGCGGCGGCCGTGGCCCTGTGCGTGGCGGGCCTGGTCCTCTCCGGGCCCGCCACGGCCGTCCCGGAACGGGCCACCGCCGCGCCGGCCGCCGGGCTCCCCTACCAGGACGCCACGCTGCCCGTTCCGGACCGGGTGAACGACCTGCTGTCCCGGATGACGCTGGACGACAAGCTCGGCCAGATGACACAGATCGAGAAGGACTCCCTCCTCCCGCAGTCCGACCTCGCCGCGTACCGGATCGGGTCCGTGCTGTCCGGGGGCGACTCCACGGTCAGCCCCAACAACGCCCGGACCTGGGCGGACACCTACGACTCGCTCCAGCGCACCGCGCTGACCACACCGCTCGGCATCCCCATGATCTACGGGATCGACGCCGTGCACGGCCACAACGCGGTGCGCGGGGCCACGCTCTACCCGCACAACATCGGACTCGGCGCCACGCGTGACCCCGCCCTCGTCCAGCGGATCGGACGCGCGGTCGCCGAGGAGGTCTCGGGCACCGGCATCGACTGGGACTTCGCCCCGTGCCTGTGCGTCGCCCGCGACGACCGGTGGGGCCGCACCTACGAGTCGTACGGCGAGAGCCCCGAACTGCCGTCCGCCATGACGACGTTCGTCACCGGCTTGCAGGGCGACACCCTGGGCGCGGCCCCGGCGTCCGTGCTGGCCACCGCCAAGCACTACCTCGGTGACGGCGGCACCACCGCGGGCGTCGACCAGGGCGACACCGAGCTGTCCGAGGCGGAGTTGCGGGCTGTCCATCTGCCGCCGTTCAAGGAGGCGATCCGTCGCGGGGTCGGCTCGGTGATGCTGTCGTACAGCAGGTGGAACGGCGTCCGCTCGCACGCCCACAAGTACCTGGTCACCGATGTGCTCAAGGGCGAGCTGGGGTTCACCGGGTTCGTGGTGTCCGACTGGGCCGCGGTCGACCAGCTCGACGGGCAGAGCGGTTTCACCGGCGCCGAGATCACCACGGCCGTCAACGCCGGCGTCGACATGGTGATGGTCCCGCACGACTACAAGAAGTTCCTCGCCCTGCTGCGCGGCGAGGTGACCGCGGGCCGGATCGCACAGGCCCGCATCGACGACGCCAACCGCCGCATCCTGACGAAGAAGTTCCAGCTGGGCCTGTTCGAACGCCCGCTGACCGACCGGTCGTTCACCGGCACGGTCGGCTCGGCGGCGCACCGGTCGCTGGCCCGGCAGGCGGTGCGGGAGTCCCAGGTGCTGCTGAAGAACGACGGCGGGGTACTGCCGCTGGCGAAGTCGGCCAGGCTGTTCGTCGCCGGCAAGTCCGCCGACGACATCGGCAACCAGAGCGGCGGCTGGACCGTGGGCTGGCAGGGACGCAGCGGTCCCGTCACCGACGGCACCACCGTGCTCCAGGGCATCCGCGCCGCCGTCACAGACCCCGCACGCGTCACCTACGACCGGTACGGCAACGGCATCGACTCCACTTACACCGCCGCCGTCGCCGTCGTCGGCGAGACCCCGTACGCCGAGGGCCGGGGCGACCGCCCGAACGGCTTGGGACTGGATCAGGAGGACCTGGGGACCCTCGCCCGGCTGAAGGCGAGCGGGGTGCCGGTCGTCGTGGTGCTGGTCTCCGGCCGGCCGCTCGACATCGCCGCTCAGCTGCCTGACTGGAAGGCGCTGTTGGCCGCCTGGTTGCCCGGTACCGAGGGCGCGGGCGTCTCGGACGTCCTGTTCGGCGACCACGCCCCCACCGGCAAGCTGCCGATGAGCTGGATGCGCACCGCCTCACAGCAGCCCGTGAACGACGGCGACGGCAAGACCCCGCTGTTCCCGTACGGGTACGGGCTGACCTACGACGACGCCCCCGAACCGAGCCCGACCCCCACGCCGACCCCGACTCCGACACCCACGCCGACCCCAACCCCGACCCCGACTCCCTCCCCGGACACGTGCACGGCGGCCTTCCGCACCGTCTCCTCCTGGCAGGGCGGATATCAGGCCGAGGTCACCGTGGAGAACACCGGCTCCGGGGCGCTGACGGGCTGGTCGGTGGACTGGGACCTGGCCGGGGCCACCGTGACCAGCCTGTGGAACGGCACCCTGTCCACGGCCCAGGGCCGGGCGACCGTCCGCAACGCCGCCTTCAACGGCGTCCTCTCCCCCGGCGCCAGGGCCACGTTCGGTTTCACCGCGACCGGCACCGCGGGCACACCGTCCCCGCACTGCGCCGGCACCTGA
- a CDS encoding anhydro-N-acetylmuramic acid kinase — protein MRVIGLMSGTSYDAIEAAAADLALDGDALLLRPLGHLSVPYPDGLRDDIAAALPPAHTTTRAVCALDTGIGQAFAGAAGRALRDLCAGTADLVVSHGQTMHHWVEDGTVRGTLQLGRPAWIAEATGLPVVSDLRSRDVAAGGQGAPLVALTDALLLSGLPGTPAALNLGGIANITVLAPGAEPLAFDTGPANALLDAAVRHFTDGAAAYDEDGRRAGAGQVSPELLRVLLADPYYRRPAPKTTGKEHFHLPYLRRALDTVPVPSTADVLATLTRLTAVTVADACRAHGVTRLVVSGGGTRNPVLMRMLAEELPGVPLGPSDDLGLSSAAKEALAFAVLGFLTAHGLPGALPSGTGARHATVLGSITPGRTPLRLPEPAARPPRLLRILR, from the coding sequence GTGCGTGTGATCGGCCTGATGTCCGGCACCTCGTACGACGCCATCGAGGCCGCCGCGGCGGACCTCGCGCTGGACGGTGACGCCCTGCTCCTGCGGCCCCTCGGACACCTCTCCGTCCCCTACCCGGACGGACTGCGGGACGACATCGCCGCCGCCCTGCCCCCCGCCCACACCACCACGCGGGCCGTCTGCGCCCTGGACACCGGCATCGGCCAGGCATTCGCCGGTGCCGCCGGCCGGGCCCTGCGCGACCTGTGCGCCGGCACCGCCGACCTCGTGGTCTCGCACGGCCAGACCATGCACCACTGGGTCGAGGACGGCACGGTCCGCGGCACCCTCCAGCTCGGCCGGCCCGCCTGGATCGCCGAGGCGACCGGCCTGCCCGTCGTCTCCGACCTGCGCAGCCGGGACGTCGCCGCCGGCGGTCAGGGCGCGCCCCTGGTCGCCCTGACCGACGCCCTGCTGCTGTCCGGACTGCCCGGCACCCCCGCCGCGCTCAACCTCGGCGGCATCGCCAACATCACCGTCCTCGCCCCCGGCGCCGAGCCGCTCGCCTTCGACACCGGCCCCGCCAACGCCCTGCTGGACGCGGCCGTGCGCCACTTCACCGACGGCGCCGCCGCCTACGACGAGGACGGCCGCCGGGCCGGTGCCGGACAGGTCAGCCCGGAACTGCTGCGTGTCCTGCTGGCCGACCCCTACTACCGCAGACCCGCCCCGAAGACCACCGGCAAGGAACACTTCCATTTGCCCTATCTGCGGCGCGCCCTCGACACCGTGCCCGTGCCGTCCACCGCCGACGTCCTGGCCACCCTGACCCGGCTGACCGCCGTCACCGTGGCGGACGCCTGCCGCGCCCACGGCGTCACCCGGCTCGTCGTCTCCGGCGGCGGCACCCGCAACCCGGTGCTGATGCGCATGCTCGCCGAGGAACTGCCGGGCGTGCCGCTCGGACCCAGCGACGACCTGGGCCTGTCGTCGGCCGCCAAGGAGGCCCTGGCCTTCGCCGTCCTGGGGTTCCTCACCGCCCACGGCCTGCCCGGAGCCCTGCCCTCGGGCACCGGGGCCCGCCACGCCACCGTCCTCGGCAGCATCACGCCCGGCCGGACACCGCTGCGCCTGCCCGAACCCGCGGCACGGCCGCCGCGCCTGCTGCGGATCCTGCGCTGA
- a CDS encoding sodium:solute symporter, whose protein sequence is MRQLDLLVVVVYLVAIAVIGLRLAGRQKTAKDYFVGEGHMPWWTVSFSVVATETSVLTVISLPGGAYTGQGFGNVELALGYVIGRVVVATVLIPLYKRGGFVSAYQYLGSRFGLKVQGLASVTFVFTRLLAEGVRLFASAIPIKLLLDEFGVHAGYRVIILVLTAITVVYTYLGGIRAVIWTDAIQMGLYLGGALLAIGVLAAQVGGDGVQRALDAGRFRLFDTDFTLAHVLTSPFALPTAIIGGAIFAMASHGSDQLIVQRVLATRSLRDGQKAMIASGVFVTLQFAAFSLVGALLWSHNQGKTFQELGLSSSDNLYPDFILHGLPVVVSGLLVAGILGAAMGSLSSALNSMSNSTVADIIHSFFRSVPTEEFLLRLARLMTLVWAVLMALFACAFSTSTGNVYLTGLTIAGYTYGALLGAFLLGRLVRRANETDAVIAFLVTIGVMTYIVRGVKIDVSAGGGTVPTAIAAQWLVPLGVAVTLAVGGLTSLFHRAPTSAPAPLDEGGPERTAATVAPE, encoded by the coding sequence GTGCGTCAGCTCGACCTGCTGGTGGTCGTCGTCTACCTCGTGGCCATCGCCGTGATCGGACTGCGCCTGGCCGGACGGCAGAAGACGGCGAAGGACTACTTCGTCGGTGAGGGCCACATGCCCTGGTGGACCGTCTCCTTCTCCGTCGTGGCCACCGAGACCAGCGTGCTCACCGTCATCAGCCTGCCGGGCGGCGCCTACACCGGACAGGGCTTCGGCAACGTCGAACTGGCCCTCGGCTACGTCATCGGGCGCGTCGTCGTGGCGACCGTACTCATCCCCCTGTACAAGCGGGGCGGTTTCGTCAGCGCCTACCAGTACCTGGGCAGCCGGTTCGGGCTCAAGGTGCAGGGGCTCGCCTCGGTGACGTTCGTCTTCACCCGGCTGCTCGCCGAGGGCGTCCGGCTGTTCGCCTCCGCCATCCCGATCAAGCTGCTGCTGGACGAGTTCGGCGTGCACGCCGGCTACCGCGTCATCATCCTCGTGCTCACGGCGATCACCGTCGTCTACACCTACCTCGGCGGCATCCGGGCGGTCATCTGGACCGACGCCATCCAGATGGGCCTGTACCTGGGCGGTGCCCTGCTCGCCATCGGCGTGCTCGCCGCCCAGGTCGGCGGGGACGGCGTCCAGCGCGCCCTGGACGCGGGCCGGTTCCGGCTCTTCGACACCGACTTCACCCTGGCGCACGTCCTCACCAGCCCGTTCGCCCTGCCCACCGCGATCATCGGCGGCGCCATCTTCGCGATGGCCAGCCACGGCTCGGACCAGCTGATCGTCCAGCGCGTCCTGGCCACCCGCTCACTGCGCGACGGCCAGAAGGCCATGATCGCCTCCGGTGTCTTCGTCACGCTCCAATTCGCCGCGTTCTCCCTCGTCGGCGCGCTGCTGTGGTCCCACAACCAGGGCAAGACCTTCCAGGAGCTGGGGTTGAGCAGCTCCGACAACCTCTACCCGGACTTCATCCTGCACGGACTGCCCGTGGTGGTCTCCGGCCTGCTCGTGGCCGGCATCCTCGGCGCGGCCATGGGCTCGCTGTCCTCCGCGCTGAACTCCATGTCGAACTCGACCGTCGCCGACATCATCCACAGCTTCTTCCGGAGCGTGCCCACCGAGGAGTTCCTGCTCCGCCTCGCCCGGCTGATGACCCTGGTGTGGGCGGTGCTGATGGCCCTGTTCGCCTGCGCCTTCAGCACCAGCACCGGCAACGTCTACCTCACCGGCCTGACCATCGCCGGATACACCTACGGCGCGCTCCTCGGCGCGTTCCTCCTCGGCCGGCTCGTCCGGCGGGCGAACGAGACCGACGCCGTGATCGCGTTCCTGGTCACGATCGGCGTCATGACGTACATCGTGCGGGGCGTCAAGATCGACGTCAGCGCGGGCGGCGGCACCGTACCCACCGCGATCGCCGCGCAGTGGCTCGTCCCCCTAGGAGTGGCCGTCACCCTGGCCGTGGGCGGGCTGACCAGCCTGTTCCACCGGGCACCGACGAGCGCCCCGGCACCGCTGGACGAGGGCGGCCCCGAGCGCACGGCGGCCACCGTCGCCCCCGAGTGA